The DNA segment TGTAAATCTAGGAAAATTCGTTGCTGAAGAATTGGGGATTTCATTTGAAAGATTTAATTGTTTCATTAGTATTGAAAAGCTTGATAGTTTGTCAAAAACTGAGGCTAAAAAATTATATAATCAAGCTATAAAAATCACTAAGCCTTAATGAGTGTTTCAAAAAAAAATATAAATTCTGGAGTAACAATTATTTCACCATTGTCGCCAATTAAAACTACTGAAGTTTACGATACATATTGGAAATTTGCAGCTTTACGTCAAGAGGCTTTTTTCAACAAGATTGAAAACAAAGGTTGTCCTTGGTCTAATGATTCAATAATTAATACTTACCGATTTACTAATGCTTATAGAGCAGCAGATAGAGTAAGCCAGTATCTTATACGTGATGTTATTTATCGCGAGGAATATTCCGATTCACCAAAAGAGATTCTTTTTAGAATCCTCTTGTTCAAACTCTTCAATAAGATAGATACTTGGGAATTAATCCTTGCTCATATACCCAACCCGACCTTTGAGTATTACGATTTTAACGTTTATAATGATATTTTAAATGCTGCTTTTAATGCTGGAGAAACAATTTATTCTGCCGCTTATATTATGCCTTCTGTAAAATCATCCTTTGGTTATACAAGAAAGCACAGTAATCATTTAAAGTTAATTGAACTAATGCTAAATGATAAGGCAGAGGAACAATTATCTAATGCCAATAATATGCAAAAGGCATTTGAGATTATTAAATCCTTCCCAGGGTTAGGAAATTTTTTGGCTTATCAATTATTAATTGACATAAATTATTCTAGGATA comes from the Marixanthomonas ophiurae genome and includes:
- a CDS encoding nucleotide kinase domain-containing protein; the encoded protein is MSVSKKNINSGVTIISPLSPIKTTEVYDTYWKFAALRQEAFFNKIENKGCPWSNDSIINTYRFTNAYRAADRVSQYLIRDVIYREEYSDSPKEILFRILLFKLFNKIDTWELILAHIPNPTFEYYDFNVYNDILNAAFNAGETIYSAAYIMPSVKSSFGYTRKHSNHLKLIELMLNDKAEEQLSNANNMQKAFEIIKSFPGLGNFLAYQLLIDINYSRIINFSESEFVMPGPGALGGISKCFTDTAGLNEKEIIKLVTDRQEIEFERLGLNFKSLWGRDLQLIDCQNLFCEVDKYSRVRHPEITGNSKRTRIKQKYKRNHQPIEYWFPPKWNINSRIAEDLTYQNQI